In Electrophorus electricus isolate fEleEle1 chromosome 6, fEleEle1.pri, whole genome shotgun sequence, a single genomic region encodes these proteins:
- the acaca gene encoding acetyl-CoA carboxylase 1 isoform X4 has protein sequence MAEQVPPVDKPPSATASHFIIGSVSEDNSEDENAGRPELAAEKERSLSPSSVSSDSTYEMGFDSIDGNLHNMRPSMSGLHLVKQGRDRRRIDQQRDFTVASPAEFVTRFGGNKVIEKVLIANNGIAAVKCMRSIRRWAYEMFRNERALRFVVMVTPEDLKANAEYIKMADHYVPVPGGTNNNNYANVELIVDIAKRIPVQAVWAGWGHASENPKLPELLHKNSIAFMGPPSQAMWALGDKIASSIVAQTAGIPTLPWSGTGLSIRWSESDQKKGIVSVPNDLYELGCIQDVEAGLKVAEKVGYPVMIKASEGGGGKGIRKVNSADDFPNLFRQVQTEVPGSPIFVMLLAKHARHLEVQILADQYGNAISLFGRDCSVQRRHQKIIEEAPATIATPDVFENMERCAVKLAKMVGYVSAGTVEYLYSQDGSFYFLELNPRLQVEHPCTEMVADVNLPAAQLQIAMGIPLHRIKDIRMLHGLQPWGDAPIDFEALSTAPCPRGHVIAARITSENPDEGFKPSSGTVQELNFRSNKNVWGYFSVAAAGGLHEFADSQFGHCFSWGENREEAISNMVVALKELSIRGDFRTTVEYLIKLLETESFQHNSIDTGWLDRLISEKMQAERPDTILGIVSGALHVADVNFRNSVSNFLHSLERGQVLPASTLLNTVDVELIYEGTKYVLKVTRQSPNSYVVIMNSSLAEVDVHRLSDGGLLLSYDGSSYTTYMKEEVDRYRITIGNKTCVFEKENDPSVLRSPSAGKLIQYTVEDGGHMFAGQCYAEIEVMKMVMTLTAGESGCIHYVKRAGAVLEPGCIIAKLQLDDPSRVQQAELHTGALPRIQAVALRGEKLHRVFHSTLDHLVHIMNGFCLPEPFFSAKLKEWVERLMKTLRDPSLPLLELQDIMTSVSGRIPPAVEKAIKKEMAQYASNITSVLCQFPSQQIANILDSHAATLNRKSEREVFFMNTQSIVQLVQKYRSGIRGHMRAVVMDLLRQYLKVEVQFQQGHYDKCVFALREEYKDEMANVLNYIFSHAQVTKKNSLVTMLIDQLCGRDPTLTDELMAILTELTQLSKTTNAKVALRARQVLIASHLPSYELRHNQVESIFLSAIDMYGHQFCIENLQKLILSETSIFDVLPNFFYHSNQVVRMAALEVYVRRAYIAYELNSVQHRQLKDNTCIVEFQFMLPTSHPNRGNIPTLNRMSFSSNLNHYGMMHVASVSDVLLDSSFTPPCQRTGAMVSFRSFQEFTRNIKDVLSCFSDSPPTSPSFPEGGNPVLYGEEDNKSIQDEPVHILNIAIKTDSDIDDDGLAAMFREFTQSKKSLLFEHGIRRLTFLVAQKREFPKFFTFRSRDKFEEDRIYRHLEPALAFQLELNRMRNFALTAIPCANHKMHLYLGAARVEVGTEVTDYRFFVRAIIRHSDLVTKEASFEYLHNEAERLLLEAMDELEVAFNNTTVRTDCNHIFLNFVPTVIMDPSKIEESVRSMVMRYGSRLWKLRVLQAELKINIRLTPTGKQIPIRLFLTNESGYYLDISLYKEVTDSRTGQVGPKDRQIMFQAYGDKQGPLHGMLINTPYVTKDLLQSKRFQAQSLGTTYVYDFPEMFRQALKKLWQSMDSYAHLPKCPLPSELLTFTELVLDPQGQLVQMNRLPGGNEIGMVAWRMTLRTPEYPAGREIIVISNDITHKIGSFGPQEDVLFQQASEMARESGIPRVYIAANSGARIGLAEEIRHMFHVAWQDPADLYKGFKYLYLTPQDYKKVSALNSVHCEHVEDEGESRYKITDIIGKEEGLGVENLRGSGMIAGESSLAYENIITMNLVTCRAIGIGAYLVRLGQRTIQVENSHIILTGAGALNKVLGREVYTSNNQLGGVQIMHNNGVTHTTVCDDFEGVYTLLQWLSYMPKSSSSPVPLLAAKDPIDRPVEFVPTKAPYDPRWMLAGRPSQNPKGAWVSGFFDHGSFMEIMQPWAQSVVVGRARLGGIPTGVVAVETRTVELSIPADPANLDSEAKSIQQAGQVWFPDSAFKTAQAIKDLNREGLPLMVFANWRGFSGGMKDMYDQVLKFGAYIVDGLREYQQPVLVYVPPQAELRGGSWVVIDPTINPRHMEMYADKESRGGVLEPEGTVEIKFRKKDLVKTMRRVDPVYMGLAERLGTPELSPTERKELETKLKEREEFLIPIYHQVAVQFADLHDTPGRMQEKGVITDVLEWRTSRQFFYWRLRRLLLEDTVKRKIQEANGELTDGQVQAMLRRWFVEAEGAVKAYLWDSNEDLVEWLEKQLMDEEGARSVIDENIKYIRRDHILKQIRSLVQANPEVAMDSIVHMTQHITPTQRAEVVRILSTMDAPASS, from the exons ATGGCAGAGCAGGTACCTCCCGTAGACAAGCCTCCGTCCGCCACGGCCTCGCACTTTATCATCGGCTCTGTGTCTGAGGACAACTCGGAGGATGAGAATGCGGGCAGGCCGGAGCTGGCGGCGGAGAAGGAGCGCTCCTTGTCCCCTTCCTCTGTCAGCTCGGACAGCACCTACGAGATGGGCTTCGACAGCATCGACGGGAACCTGCACAACATGAG GCCCAGCATGTCAGGGCTGCACCTGGTCAAGCAAGGCCGCGACCGGCGCCGCATCGATCAGCAGAGGGATTTCACCGTGGCCTCTCCCGCCGAGTTCGTCACCCGCTTCGGAGGAAACAAGGTCATCGAGAAG GTGCTCATCGCCAACAACGGCATCGCCGCAGTCAAGTGTATGCGCTCCATCCGGCGCTGGGCATACGAGATGTTCCGAAATGAGCGTGCCCTCCGTTTCGTTGTCATGGTTACTCCGGAGGACCTGAAGGCCAATGCGG AGTACATAAAAATGGCAGACCATTATGTACCTGTTCCTGGTGGAACGAACAACAACAACTATGCCAATGTAGAGCTCATTGTGGACATTGCCAAGCGCATTCCAGTTCAG GCAGTGTGGGCAGGTTGGGGTCACGCGTCGGAGAACCCGAAGCTCCCCGAGCTACTGCACAAGAACAGCATCGCCTTCATGG GTCCCCCCAGCCAGGCGATGTGGGCCCTGGGAGACAAGATCGCTTCCTCCATCGTGGCGCAGACCGCTGGAATTCCCACCCTGCCATGGAGCGGAACGG GGCTGAGCATCAGGTGGTCTGAAAGCGACCAGAAGAAGGGCATTGTCAGCGTTCCCAACGATCTCTACGAGCTGGGCTGCATCCAGGACGTGGAGGCCGGCCTCAAG GTTGCCGAGAAGGTGGGCTACCCTGTGATGATCAAGGCTTCGGAGGGCGGTGGAGGTAAGGGCATTCGCAAGGTCAACAGTGCGGACGACTTCCCCAACCTCTTCAGACAG GTGCAGACGGAGGTTCCCGGCTCACCCATCTTCGTCATGCTCCTGGCCAAACATGCACGGCACCTTGAGGTGCAGATTCTGGCTGACCAATATGGCAACGCCATCTCACTGTTCGGCAGGGACTGCTCTGTTCAGCGTCGCCACCAGAAGATCATCGAAGAGGCACCTGCCACCATTGCCACCCCAGATGTGTTCGAGAATATGGAGAGG TGTGCGGTGAAGCTGGCTAAGATGGTGGGCTATGTTAGTGCGGGCACGGTGGAGTATCTCTACAGCCAGGATGGCAGCTTCTACTTCTTAGAGCTGAACCCACGTCTGCAGGTGGAGCACCCCTGTACGGAGATGGTGGCTGACGTCAACCTGCCCGCCGcccagctgcag atcGCCATGGGCATCCCTCTGCACCGCATCAAAGACATCCGCATGCTGCACGGCCTGCAGCCCTGGGGAGACGCCCCCATTGACTTCGAGGCGCTCTCTACCGCCCCCTGTCCACGAGGGCATGTCATTGCAGCCCGCATTACCAGCGAGAACCCCGACGAG GGGTTCAAGCCCAGCTCGGGCACAGTGCAGGAGCTGAACTTCCGCAGTAACAAGAACGTGTGGGGCTACTTCAGCGTGGCGGCCGCCGGTGGCCTGCACGAGTTCGCCGACTCCCAGTTCGGGCACTGCTTCTCCTGGGGCGAGAACCGCGAGGAGGCCATCTC AAACATGGTAGTGGCACTGAAGGAGCTCTCCATCCGCGGCGACTTCCGCACCACGGTGGAGTACCTGATTAAGCTGTTGGAGACAGAGAGCTTCCAGCACAACAGCATCGACACGGGCTGGCTGGACCGGCTCATCTCCGAGAAGATGCAG GCGGAGCGTCCGGACACGATTCTGGGAATAGTGAGCGGGGCGCTGCACGTCGCGGATGTGAACTTCAGGAACAGCGTGTCCAACTTCCTGCACTCTCTGGAgag GGGCCAGGTGCTTCCCGCCAGCACGCTGCTCAACACGGTGGACGTGGAGCTGATCTACGAGGGCACCAAGTACGTGCTGAAGGTGACACGCCAGTCGCCCAACTCCTACGTGGTCATCATGAACAGCTCGTTGGCCGAGGTGGATGTGCACCGACTGAGTGACGGAGGCCTGCTCCTCTCCTACGACGGCAGCAGCTACACCACCTACATGAAGGAGGaggtagacag GTACCGCATCACCATCGGCAACAagacgtgtgtgtttgagaaggAGAACGACCCGTCCGTGCTGCGCTCGCCATCGGCAGGCAAACTCATCCAGTACACAGTGGAGGACGGCGGGCACATGTTTGCTGGGCAGTGCTATGCTGAGAtcgag gtgatgaagatggtgatgaCCCTGACCGCAGGGGAGTCAGGCTGCATCCACTATGTGAAGAGAGCAGGTGCAGTTCTGGAGCCTGGCTGCATCATAGCCAAACTGCAGCTGGACGACCCCAGCAGAGTGCAGCAG GCGGAGCTGCATACAGGGGCACTTCCCAGAATTCAGGCGGTGGCTCTTCGTGGAGAGAAGCTGCACCGTGTCTTCCACAGCACTCTGGACCACCTGGTGCACATCATGAATGGCTTCTGCCTGCCAGAGCCCTTCTTCAGTgccaag CTAAAGGAGTGGGTGGAGCGGCTGATGAAGACCCTGCGTGACCCCTCCCTGCCCCTGCTGGAGCTGCAGGACATCATGACCAGCGTGTCAGGACGCATTCCGCCTGCCGTGGAGAAGGCCATCAAGAAAGAGATGGCCCAGTACGCCAGCAACATCACCTCTGTGCTCTGCCAATTCCCCAGCCAGCAG ATTGCCAACATTCTGGACAGCCATGCAGCCACCCTCAACAGGAAGTCGGAGCGGGAGGTCTTCTTCATGAACACTCAGAGCATTGTGCAGCTCGTCCAAAA GTACCGCAGCGGGATCCGGGGCCATATGAGGGCAGTGGTGATGGACTTGCTCAGGCAGTACCTGAAGGTGGAGGTGCAGTTTCAGCAGG GACACTACgacaagtgtgtgtttgcactccGTGAAGAGTACAAAGACGAGATGGCCAATGTGCTCAACTACATTTTCTCCCACGCACAGGTCACCAAGAAGAACTCTCTGGTCACCATGctgatt gatCAGCTGTGTGGGCGGGACCCCACACTGACCGACGAGCTCATGGCCATCTTAACTGAGCTCACGCAGCTCAGCAAAACCACCAACGCAAAAGTGGCACTGCGTGCACGCCag GTGCTGATCGCATCTCACCTTCCCTCATACGAACTGCGCCACAACCAGGTGGAGTCCATCTTCCTCTCGGCCATTGACATGTACGGCCACCAGTTCTGCATCGAGAACCTGCAG AAACTTATCCTGTCTGAGACCTCCATCTTTGACGTCCTGCCCAATTTCTTCTACCATAGTAACCAGGTGGTCAGAATGGCTGCTCTGGAG GTGTATGTTCGTAGGGCCTACATTGCGTACGAACTCAACAGTGTCCAGCACCGGCAGCTGAAGGACAACACCTGCATCGTGGAGTTCCAGTTCATGCTGCCGACCTCGCATCCCAACAG AGGGAACATCCCCACTCTAAACAG AATGTCCTTCTCATCCAACCTGAACCATTATGGCATGATGCACGTGGCCAGCGTGAGTGATGTTCTGCTGGACAGTTCCTTCACGCCACCCTGCCAGCGCACGGGGGCCATGGTGTCCTTCCGCTCCTTCCAGGAGTTCACCAG GAACATTAAAGATGTGCTAAGCTGTTTCTCAGACTCTCCACCCACTAGCCCTTCCTTCCCTGAGGGGGGAAACCCTGTACTGTATGGCGAGGAAGACAACAAG AGCATCCAGGACGAGCCTGTCCACATCCTAAACATCGCCATCAAGACCGACAGCGACATCGACGACGACGGTCTTGCCGCAATGTTCCGGGAGTTCACCCAGTCTAAG AAATCCCTGCTGTTTGAGCATGGCATCCGGAGACTAACGTTCCTCGTGGCGCAGAAG aggGAGTTCCCCAAATTTTTCACCTTCCGTTCAAGAGACAAG ttcgAGGAGGACCGCATCTATCGCCACCTGGAGCCTGCCCTAGCCTTCCAGCTGGAGCTGAACCGCATGCGGAACTTTGCGCTGACAGCCATTCCGTGCGCCAACCACAAGATGCACCTGTACCTTGGGGCTGCCCGTGTGGAGGTGGGCACAGAGGTTACTGACTACCGCTTCTTCGTGCGTGCCATTATCCGCCACTCGGACCTCGTCACCAAG gAGGCTTCGTTCGAGTACCTGCACAATGAGGCAGAGCGCCTCCTGCTGGAGGCCATGGATGAGCTGGAGGTGGCCTTCAACAACACCACGGTGCGCACAGACTGCAACCACATCTTCCTCAACTTCGTTCCCACCGTCATCATGGATCCCTCgaag ATCGAGGAGTCCGTGCGCTCCATGGTGATGCGCTACGGCAGCCGTCTATGGAAGCTGCGCGTGCTGCAGGCAGAGCTGAAGATCAACATCCGCCTGACCCCCACGGGCAAGCAGATCCCCATTCGCCTCTTCCTCACCAATGAGAGCGGCTACTACCTGGACATCAGCCTGTACAAGGAGGTCACCGACTCCCGCACGGGACAGGTGGGGCCCAAAGACCGCCAG ATCATGTTCCAGGCCTACGGCGACAAGCAGGGCCCTCTGCACGGTATGCTGATCAACACGCCCTACGTCACCAAAGACCTGCTGCAGTCCAAGCGCTTCCAGGCCCAGAGCCTGGGTACCACCTACGTCTACGACTTCCCTGAGATGTTCCGCCAG GCCCTGAAGAAACTGTGGCAATCCATGGACTCGTATGCCCACCTACCTAAGTGTCCTCTGCCCTCCGAGCTGCTCACGTTCACGGAGCTGGTGTTGGATCCACAGGGCCAGTTGGTGCAGATGAATCGCCTGCCTGGGGGCAATGAG ATCGGCATGGTGGCATGGCGCATGACGCTCCGCACGCCTGAGTACCCCGCGGGGCGTGAGATCATCGTCATTAgcaatgacatcacacacaagATCGGCTCGTTCGGGCCGCAAGAGGACGTGCTCTTCCAGCAGGCTTCGGAGATGGCACGCGAGAGCGGCATCCCACGCGTCTACATCGCCGCCAACAGTGGCGCCCGCATCGGCCTGGCCGAGGAGATCCGGCACATGTTCCACGTAGCCTGGCAGGACCCAGCCGACCTGTACAAG GGATTTAAGTACCTCTACCTCACACCTCAGGACTACAAAAAGGTATCAGCATTGAActctgtgcattgtgagcacgtggaggatgagggagagtCTAG gTATAAGATCACAGATATCATTGGGAAGGAGGAAGGTTTAGGGGTGGAGAATCTGAGGGGCTCTGGGATGATTGCTGGAGAATCCTCACTGGCTTATGAAAATATCATCACCATGAATCTg GTGACGTGCCGAGCTATCGGCATCGGCGCTTACCTGGTGCGCCTTGGCCAGCGGACCATCCAGGTGGAAAACTCCCACATCATCCTGACGGGAGCTGGAGCCCTCAACAAG GTGCTCGGCCGCGAGGTCTACACCTCCAACAACCAGCTGGGGGGAGTGCAGATCATGCACAACAACGGCGTCACTCACACCACGGTGTGTGACGACTTCGAGGGTGTGTACACCCTGCTCCAGTGGCTCTCCTACATGCCCAAG AGCTCATCCAGCCCCGTGCCACTGCTGGCGGCCAAGGACCCCATCGACCGGCCAGTGGAGTTTGTGCCAACCAAAGCGCCCTACGACCCCCGGTGGATGCTGGCAGGACGGCCCAGCCAGA ACCCCAAGGGGGCGTGGGTGAGCGGCTTCTTCGACCACGGCTCCTTCATGGAGATAATGCAGCCATGGGCACAGAGTGTGGTAGTGGGCAGAGCCAG GTTGGGTGGGATCCCGACCGGAGTGGTTGCTGTGGAGACCAGAACTGTGGAGCTGTCCATCCCAGCAGACCCAGCCAATCTGGACTCGGAGGCCAAG AGCATCCAGCAAGCCGGGCAGGTGTGGTTCCCTGATTCTGCGTTTAAGACTGCCCAGGCCATTAAGGACCTGAACCGGGAGGGCCTTCCACTCATGGTGTTCGCCAACTGGAGAGGTTTCTCTGGAGGCATGAAGG ACATGTATGACCAGGTGCTGAAGTTCGGCGCCTATATCGTGGACGGGCTGAGGGAGTACCAGCAGCCCGTGCTCGTCTACGTCCCGCCACAGGCCGAGCTGCGCGGGGGTTCATGGGTAGTGATTGACCCCACCATCAACCCACGCCACATGGAGATGTATGCAGACAAGGAAAGCAG GGGTGGAGTGCTGGAGCCAGAGGGCACAGTGGAGATCAAGTTCCGCAAGAAGGACCTGGTGAAGACCATGAGACGCGTGGACCCTGTGTACATGGGCCTGGCTGAAAGACTGG GCACCCCTGAGCTAAGCCCAACAGAGCGTAAGGAGCTGGAGACCAAactgaaggagagggaggagttCCTGATCCCCATCTACCATCAGGTGGCGGTGCAGTTTGCCGACCTCCACGACACACCAGGACGCATGCAGGAGAAGGGAGTCATCACC GACGTGCTGGAGTGGCGCACGTCACGGCAGTTCTTCTACTGGCGCCTACGGCGCCTCCTGCTGGAGGACACGGTGAAGCGCAAGATTCAGGAGGCCAACGGTGAGCTGACGGACGGCCAGGTGCAGGCCATGCTGCGCCGCTGGTTCGTGGAAGCCGAGGGAGCCGTGAAG GCTTATTTATGGGACAGTAATGAGGACCTGGTAGAGTGGTTGGAGAAACAGCTGATGGATGAGGAAGGTGCCAGGTCTGTCATTGATGAGAACATTAAGTACATCCGCCGGGACCACATTCTGAAGCAGATCCGCAG TCTGGTGCAGGCCAACCCCGAGGTCGCCATGGACTCCATCGTGCACATGACGCAGCACATCACGCCCACGCAGCGAGCCGAGGTGGTGCGCATCCTCTCCACCATGGACGCGCCCGCCTCCTCCTAG